The following proteins are co-located in the Phocoena phocoena chromosome 1, mPhoPho1.1, whole genome shotgun sequence genome:
- the TRIM45 gene encoding E3 ubiquitin-protein ligase TRIM45 isoform X2: MAEKRKPLLGFVGKLPSGTTPGNSGKTRCPLCMGLFKAPRLLPCLHTVCTTCLEQLEPFSVVDIRGGDSDTSSEGSVFQELKPRTLQPQIGILCPVCDAQVDLPMGGVKALTIDHLAMNDVMLESLRGEGQGLVCDLCSDREVEKRCQTCKANLCHFCCQAHRRQKKTTYHTMVDLKDLKGYSQIGKPILCPAHPAEELRLFCELCDQPVCRECMVGGHREHPCDLVSNVVHKHGDSMRELLKGTQPHVEALEKALAQIKGTNRALQERVEAVAADVRGFSEGYIKAIEEHRDKLLKQLEAIRIQKENSLQLQKAQLEQLLADMRTGVEFTEHLLTSGSDLEILITKGVVMERLTKLNKVAYSARPGVNEKITFSPKEKAGLCRGYEVYDLHRAREKQTASFTVVCKDAAGESMGRGGENIQVAVVPKDKKDSPVKTMVHDNKDGTYYVSYSPKEPGIYTVFVCVKEQHVQGSPFTVTVRKRHRSHPGVFHCCTFCSSGGQKTARCACGGTMPGGYLGCGHGHKGHPGRPHWSCCGKFTEKSECAWAGGQSAARSVLRTVAL; encoded by the exons ATGGCAGAAAAAAGGAAGCCGCTGCTGGGCTTCGTGGGCAAACTCCCCAGTGGGACCACACCTGGAAACTCAGGCAAGACTCGCTGCCCTTTGTGCATGGGGCTTTTCAAAGCCCCCAGGCTCTTGCCTTGTTTGCACACAGTTTGCACCACCTGTCTGGAGCAGCTGGAACCCTTCTCAGTAGTGGACATCCGAGGGGGAGACTCTGACACAAGCTCTGAGGGGTCAGTATTCCAGGAACTCAAGCCACGCACTCTGCAGCCGCAAATTGGCATCCTCTGTCCGGTATGTGATGCTCAGGTGGACCTGCCCATGGGTGGAGTGAAGGCTTTAACCATAGACCACCTGGCCATGAATGATGTGATGCTGGAGAGTCTGCGTGGGGAAGGCCAGGGCCTGGTGTGTGACCTGTGCAGCGACAGGGAAGTGGAGAAGAGGTGTCAGACCTGCAAAGCCAATCTCTGCCACTTCTGCTGCCAGGCTCATAG GCGGCAGAAGAAGACGACTTACCACACCATGGTGGACCTGAAAGACTTGAAAGGCTACAGCCAGATTGGGAAACCCATTCTGTGTCCCGCTCACCCTGCGGAGGAGCTGAGGCTGTTCTGTGAGCTCTGCGACCAGCCCGTGTGCAGGGAATGCATGGTGGGGGGGCACCGGGAGCACCCCTGCGACCTCGTCAGCAACGTTGTCCACAAGCACGGGGACTCCATGCGGGAGCTCCTCAAAGGCACCCAGCCCCACGTGGAGGCCCTGGAGAAGGCGCTGGCACAGATCAAAGGGACCAACCGCGCCCTGCAGGAACGGGTGGAGGCCGTGGCCGCCGACGTCCGCGGCTTCTCCGAGGGCTACATCAAGGCCATCGAGGAGCATCGGGACAAGCTGCTGAAGCAGCTGGAAGCCATCCGGATCCAGAAGGAGAACTCCCTGCAGCTGCAGAAGGCACAGCTGGAGCAGCTGCTGGCAGACATGCGGACCGGAGTGGAGTTCACCGAGCACTTGCTGACCAGTGGCTCCGACCTGGAGATCCTCATCACCAAAGGGGTGGTCATGGAACGGCTCACAAAGTTGAACAAAGTGGCATACAGTGCCCGTCCTGGAGTGAACGAGAAGATCACCTTCTCTCCTAAGGAGAAAGCGGGCCTGTGCCGTGGCTATGAAGTTTAT GATCTCCACAGAGCCCGCGAGAAACAGACCGCCTCTTTCACCGTCGTTTGTAAGGATGCAGCAGGAGAGAGCatgggcaggggaggagagaacATTCAAGTCGCAGTAGTCCCTAAAGATAAGAAAGACAG TCCAGTCAAAACGATGGTCCACGATAACAAGGATGGGACATACTACGTTTCCTACTCCCCCAAGGAACCTGGCATCTATACTGTGTTCGTCTGTGTCAAGGAACAACACGTGCAG GGCTCACCATTCACTGTGACCGTGAGGAAACGGCACCGCTCACACCCAGGCGTGTTTCACTGCTGCACGTTCTGCTCCAGCGGAGGCCAGAAGACTGCTCGCTGCGCATGTGGAGGCACCATGCCGG GTGGGTACCTAGGCTGTGGCCACGGACACAAAGGCCACCCGGGGCGCCCCCACTGGTCGTGCTGTGGGAAGTTTACCGAGAAGTCAGAATGCGCATGGGCAGGTGGGCAGAGCGCAGCGAGGAGTGTACTGAGGACGGTGGCCCTCTGA
- the TRIM45 gene encoding E3 ubiquitin-protein ligase TRIM45 isoform X1 — protein MAEKRKPLLGFVGKLPSGTTPGNSGKTRCPLCMGLFKAPRLLPCLHTVCTTCLEQLEPFSVVDIRGGDSDTSSEGSVFQELKPRTLQPQIGILCPVCDAQVDLPMGGVKALTIDHLAMNDVMLESLRGEGQGLVCDLCSDREVEKRCQTCKANLCHFCCQAHRRQKKTTYHTMVDLKDLKGYSQIGKPILCPAHPAEELRLFCELCDQPVCRECMVGGHREHPCDLVSNVVHKHGDSMRELLKGTQPHVEALEKALAQIKGTNRALQERVEAVAADVRGFSEGYIKAIEEHRDKLLKQLEAIRIQKENSLQLQKAQLEQLLADMRTGVEFTEHLLTSGSDLEILITKGVVMERLTKLNKVAYSARPGVNEKITFSPKEKAGLCRGYEVYGAINTKEVDPAKCVLQGEDLHRAREKQTASFTVVCKDAAGESMGRGGENIQVAVVPKDKKDSPVKTMVHDNKDGTYYVSYSPKEPGIYTVFVCVKEQHVQGSPFTVTVRKRHRSHPGVFHCCTFCSSGGQKTARCACGGTMPGGYLGCGHGHKGHPGRPHWSCCGKFTEKSECAWAGGQSAARSVLRTVAL, from the exons ATGGCAGAAAAAAGGAAGCCGCTGCTGGGCTTCGTGGGCAAACTCCCCAGTGGGACCACACCTGGAAACTCAGGCAAGACTCGCTGCCCTTTGTGCATGGGGCTTTTCAAAGCCCCCAGGCTCTTGCCTTGTTTGCACACAGTTTGCACCACCTGTCTGGAGCAGCTGGAACCCTTCTCAGTAGTGGACATCCGAGGGGGAGACTCTGACACAAGCTCTGAGGGGTCAGTATTCCAGGAACTCAAGCCACGCACTCTGCAGCCGCAAATTGGCATCCTCTGTCCGGTATGTGATGCTCAGGTGGACCTGCCCATGGGTGGAGTGAAGGCTTTAACCATAGACCACCTGGCCATGAATGATGTGATGCTGGAGAGTCTGCGTGGGGAAGGCCAGGGCCTGGTGTGTGACCTGTGCAGCGACAGGGAAGTGGAGAAGAGGTGTCAGACCTGCAAAGCCAATCTCTGCCACTTCTGCTGCCAGGCTCATAG GCGGCAGAAGAAGACGACTTACCACACCATGGTGGACCTGAAAGACTTGAAAGGCTACAGCCAGATTGGGAAACCCATTCTGTGTCCCGCTCACCCTGCGGAGGAGCTGAGGCTGTTCTGTGAGCTCTGCGACCAGCCCGTGTGCAGGGAATGCATGGTGGGGGGGCACCGGGAGCACCCCTGCGACCTCGTCAGCAACGTTGTCCACAAGCACGGGGACTCCATGCGGGAGCTCCTCAAAGGCACCCAGCCCCACGTGGAGGCCCTGGAGAAGGCGCTGGCACAGATCAAAGGGACCAACCGCGCCCTGCAGGAACGGGTGGAGGCCGTGGCCGCCGACGTCCGCGGCTTCTCCGAGGGCTACATCAAGGCCATCGAGGAGCATCGGGACAAGCTGCTGAAGCAGCTGGAAGCCATCCGGATCCAGAAGGAGAACTCCCTGCAGCTGCAGAAGGCACAGCTGGAGCAGCTGCTGGCAGACATGCGGACCGGAGTGGAGTTCACCGAGCACTTGCTGACCAGTGGCTCCGACCTGGAGATCCTCATCACCAAAGGGGTGGTCATGGAACGGCTCACAAAGTTGAACAAAGTGGCATACAGTGCCCGTCCTGGAGTGAACGAGAAGATCACCTTCTCTCCTAAGGAGAAAGCGGGCCTGTGCCGTGGCTATGAAGTTTATGGGGCCATCAATACCAAAGAGGTTGATCCAGCCAAATGTGTCCTTCAAGGGGAAG ATCTCCACAGAGCCCGCGAGAAACAGACCGCCTCTTTCACCGTCGTTTGTAAGGATGCAGCAGGAGAGAGCatgggcaggggaggagagaacATTCAAGTCGCAGTAGTCCCTAAAGATAAGAAAGACAG TCCAGTCAAAACGATGGTCCACGATAACAAGGATGGGACATACTACGTTTCCTACTCCCCCAAGGAACCTGGCATCTATACTGTGTTCGTCTGTGTCAAGGAACAACACGTGCAG GGCTCACCATTCACTGTGACCGTGAGGAAACGGCACCGCTCACACCCAGGCGTGTTTCACTGCTGCACGTTCTGCTCCAGCGGAGGCCAGAAGACTGCTCGCTGCGCATGTGGAGGCACCATGCCGG GTGGGTACCTAGGCTGTGGCCACGGACACAAAGGCCACCCGGGGCGCCCCCACTGGTCGTGCTGTGGGAAGTTTACCGAGAAGTCAGAATGCGCATGGGCAGGTGGGCAGAGCGCAGCGAGGAGTGTACTGAGGACGGTGGCCCTCTGA